The proteins below are encoded in one region of Rhizobacter sp.:
- a CDS encoding glutathione S-transferase family protein: protein MTSTLYYSRNPNPRLAVAVARHLAAPVAFEWAAPLAPGQADRFRPLNPSLRVPILAEGAGSLWEADAIACRLSQMQGSDFWRSGVELPDMIRWISWARDHFMRACDIVHFERGTKQRYGLGPVDEVAVAEGLSLFHESAAVLEAQLSGREWLLASGLSYADFRMAAFLPFNDVARLPLSDHPAVERWHRRLLSLPAWADPFVGLNAPELPPLPG, encoded by the coding sequence ATGACCTCCACGCTCTACTACTCGCGCAACCCGAACCCGCGGCTGGCCGTGGCTGTGGCCCGACACCTGGCGGCGCCGGTCGCCTTCGAGTGGGCCGCGCCGCTCGCACCTGGCCAGGCCGACCGGTTCCGGCCGCTGAACCCGTCGCTGCGCGTGCCCATCCTGGCCGAGGGTGCGGGTTCGCTGTGGGAGGCAGACGCCATCGCGTGCCGTCTCTCGCAGATGCAAGGCTCGGACTTCTGGCGCAGCGGCGTTGAGTTGCCCGACATGATCCGCTGGATCAGCTGGGCGCGCGATCACTTCATGCGGGCTTGCGACATCGTGCACTTCGAGCGCGGCACCAAGCAGCGCTACGGCCTCGGCCCGGTCGACGAGGTTGCGGTGGCCGAGGGCTTGTCGCTGTTCCACGAAAGCGCCGCCGTGCTGGAGGCGCAATTGAGCGGGCGCGAGTGGCTGCTGGCGAGTGGGCTCAGCTACGCAGACTTCCGCATGGCGGCGTTCCTCCCCTTCAACGACGTGGCCCGGCTGCCGCTGTCCGACCACCCGGCCGTGGAGAGGTGGCATCGTCGCCTCCTGTCCCTGCCGGCATGGGCCGACCCGTTTGTGGGCCTGAACGCGCCCGAGCTGCCGCCCTTGCCGGGCTGA
- a CDS encoding DUF4390 domain-containing protein — protein sequence MPAWIRSLVGWVRHAGGAVLAALVLSLAVGSAHAEPVTLDSFELTRSDDGLALSFSARFELSKPIEEALQKGVPLFFVAQAEVFRDRWYWADKRLAQATRTWRLAFQPLTRKYRVTYGGLSQHYDSLPDALTAVTRSVNWKLVDAAQLDDGKHYVEFSYQLDNTQLPRPMQIGIGGQSDWSFKVERTRRLN from the coding sequence TTGCCTGCCTGGATCCGGTCGCTCGTCGGCTGGGTGCGCCATGCGGGCGGCGCGGTGCTGGCGGCGCTCGTCCTGAGCCTGGCCGTCGGTAGCGCCCACGCCGAGCCCGTCACCCTCGACAGCTTCGAGCTGACCCGCAGCGACGACGGCCTGGCGCTGAGCTTCTCGGCCCGCTTCGAACTCTCCAAGCCCATTGAAGAGGCGCTGCAGAAAGGCGTGCCGCTCTTCTTCGTGGCGCAGGCCGAGGTGTTCCGTGACCGCTGGTACTGGGCCGACAAACGCCTGGCGCAGGCCACGCGCACCTGGCGGCTGGCCTTCCAACCGCTCACGCGCAAGTACCGCGTCACCTATGGCGGCCTCAGCCAGCACTACGACAGCCTGCCCGACGCGCTGACCGCCGTCACCCGCAGCGTGAACTGGAAGCTCGTCGACGCGGCCCAGCTCGACGACGGCAAGCACTACGTCGAATTCAGCTACCAGCTCGACAACACGCAGCTGCCGCGCCCGATGCAGATCGGCATCGGCGGCCAGTCCGACTGGTCGTTCAAGGTCGAGCGCACCCGGCGCTTGAACTGA
- the rsmB gene encoding 16S rRNA (cytosine(967)-C(5))-methyltransferase RsmB, with the protein MKSLPLSQLITHTADAVQAVRAGRSLNDALARCPFDARPGVQALSFEVLRRLGAAQAIRARLAPKTPSPPVDALLLTALALLWPDAQDGARYEPHTVVDQAVDAAKRRSQSSAPFINAVLRRFLRERDTLVVAAEADPVAHHNHPRWWIDRLRADWPTQWQAVLDANNHHPPMALRVNARHGSVAAYRERLQQAGIASQPAGAHGLVLASPVPVQQLPGFAEGDVSVQDTAAQLAAPLLIGEGLPPGARVLDACAAPGGKTAHLLELADLDVLALDADPARLERVHDTLARLGLQARSVAADARRPADWWDGTPFDAILLDAPCSASGIVRRHPDVRWLRRDSDIPALARTQGELLDALWPLLKPGGRLLYCTCSVFKAEGQRVIDAFLQRQGPGEATLQPAAPGHLLPLPDNSGNGAAPASGASPDGFFYALLAKAS; encoded by the coding sequence GTGAAGTCCCTCCCACTCTCCCAACTCATCACGCACACGGCCGACGCCGTGCAGGCCGTGCGTGCCGGCCGCTCGCTCAACGACGCACTGGCGCGTTGCCCCTTTGACGCCCGGCCCGGCGTGCAGGCGCTGTCGTTCGAAGTGCTGCGCCGCCTCGGTGCCGCGCAGGCGATCCGCGCCCGGCTGGCGCCCAAGACGCCGTCGCCGCCCGTCGACGCGCTGCTGCTGACCGCGCTGGCGCTGTTGTGGCCCGACGCGCAAGACGGCGCCCGCTACGAGCCCCACACGGTGGTCGACCAGGCGGTCGACGCGGCCAAGCGCCGTTCGCAGTCCAGCGCACCCTTCATCAACGCGGTGCTGCGGCGTTTCCTGCGCGAGCGCGACACGCTCGTGGTCGCCGCCGAGGCCGACCCGGTGGCGCACCACAACCACCCGCGCTGGTGGATCGACCGCCTGCGCGCCGACTGGCCCACGCAATGGCAAGCGGTGCTCGACGCCAACAACCATCACCCGCCGATGGCGCTGCGGGTCAACGCCCGCCACGGCAGCGTGGCCGCCTACCGCGAGCGCCTGCAACAGGCGGGCATCGCCTCGCAACCGGCCGGTGCGCACGGCCTGGTGCTCGCCTCGCCGGTGCCGGTGCAGCAACTGCCCGGTTTTGCCGAAGGCGACGTGTCGGTGCAAGACACCGCCGCCCAGCTGGCCGCGCCGCTCCTGATCGGCGAGGGCCTGCCGCCCGGCGCCCGTGTGCTCGACGCCTGCGCCGCCCCCGGCGGCAAGACCGCGCACCTGCTGGAGCTGGCCGACCTCGACGTGCTCGCGCTCGACGCCGACCCGGCCCGCCTGGAGCGGGTGCACGACACGCTGGCCCGCCTCGGCCTCCAGGCACGCAGCGTGGCCGCCGACGCCCGCCGCCCCGCCGACTGGTGGGACGGCACCCCGTTCGACGCCATCCTGCTCGACGCGCCCTGCAGCGCCTCGGGCATCGTGCGCCGCCACCCCGACGTGCGCTGGCTGCGCCGCGACAGCGACATCCCCGCCCTGGCCCGCACCCAGGGCGAGCTGCTCGACGCGCTGTGGCCGCTGCTCAAACCAGGTGGGCGCTTGCTTTACTGCACATGCTCGGTCTTCAAGGCCGAAGGCCAGCGGGTGATCGACGCTTTTTTGCAACGCCAAGGGCCCGGAGAAGCCACGCTGCAGCCCGCGGCGCCCGGCCACCTGCTGCCGCTGCCCGACAATTCGGGCAACGGCGCGGCGCCCGCTTCAGGTGCATCGCCAGACGGCTTTTTCTACGCTCTGCTGGCCAAAGCCTCCTGA
- a CDS encoding pyridoxamine 5'-phosphate oxidase family protein codes for MDDRDTSSREKLWDLIKDIKFAMFTTHHRNGHLHSRPMTTQNTKVDEDSSLWFFMSASGEPVADLRADPEVNVVYAEPGDDRYVSVSGVARIVDNPAKKEQLWNKMNEAWFPQGPTDPDLALVQVQITHADYWDVKSSKLVQLIAMAKSALTGRPPHDLGTHGEVRMR; via the coding sequence ATGGACGACCGAGACACCTCCTCCCGCGAGAAGCTCTGGGACCTGATCAAGGACATCAAGTTCGCGATGTTCACCACGCACCACCGCAACGGCCACCTGCACTCGCGTCCGATGACCACGCAGAACACCAAGGTCGACGAGGACAGCAGCCTGTGGTTCTTCATGTCGGCGAGCGGCGAGCCCGTGGCCGACCTGCGCGCCGACCCCGAGGTGAACGTGGTCTACGCCGAACCGGGCGACGACCGCTACGTGTCGGTCTCGGGCGTGGCTCGCATCGTCGACAACCCGGCGAAGAAGGAGCAGCTGTGGAACAAGATGAACGAGGCCTGGTTCCCGCAGGGCCCCACCGACCCCGACCTGGCGCTGGTGCAGGTGCAGATCACCCACGCCGACTACTGGGACGTGAAGTCGAGCAAGCTGGTGCAGCTGATCGCGATGGCGAAGTCGGCCCTCACCGGCCGCCCGCCGCACGACCTGGGCACGCACGGCGAAGTGCGCATGCGCTGA
- a CDS encoding PAS-domain containing protein encodes MKKATRWAWIISLVAVTGAGLVLVFLLSLATNSRGLYERHYVWLFWVNVVVASLLVLVIGIAGVRLMVRVRRGKFGSRLLLRLAAVFAMVGVVPGLLIYVVSYQFVSRSIESWFDVKVEGALDAGLSLGRGTLDAQLNDLTTKTRLAAERLADTPNPVPPLVLERLREQLFAQEVTLLGPNGQVLVTAGGLTGALAPERPSPLLLRQARSARITGQLEGLDEDTAAQSGSARIRTLAHMPSNSLALGPQDRFLMVTQLLPSAMVTQALAVQAAYREYQQRALAREGLRRMYIGTLTLTLILAVFGALLLAVTLGNQLARPLLVLAEGVRQVARGDLTRKPVFASKDELSGLTRSFADMTEQLSEARSLVQRSLAQLEAARSNLQTILDNLTAGVIVFDREGHIDTVNPGATRILRQPVSAYRGRTLDEVPGLQEFAAAVRQRFEQHQDSPEAGERDHWQDAFDLQVVDRRANERGGEPDGDKITLLVRGAAMPHAGRLMVFDDITEVVSAQRAEAWSEVARRLAHEIKNPLTPIQLSAERLQHKLESKLEGLDQAMLARSVGTIVNQVQAMKQLVNEFRDYARLPAAKPQALDLNALASEVLTLYATAQEAGRLKAELTPELPLILGDTSQLRQVIHNLVQNALDAIAERPDGCVRLRTEIARTEQGELRAVRLQVLDNGPGFSEKVLKRAFEPYVTTKTRGTGLGLAVVKKIADEHGARVRLANLTYTGPGGAEVAGAQVSLSFSKFAPADSVTAVPAPPEARAH; translated from the coding sequence ATGAAAAAAGCGACCCGCTGGGCCTGGATCATCTCCCTGGTCGCAGTGACGGGCGCCGGGCTGGTGCTGGTCTTCCTGCTCTCGCTCGCCACCAACAGCCGCGGCCTCTACGAGCGCCACTACGTGTGGCTGTTCTGGGTCAACGTGGTGGTGGCCTCGCTGCTCGTGCTCGTGATCGGCATCGCCGGGGTGCGGCTGATGGTGCGCGTGCGGCGCGGCAAGTTCGGCAGCCGCTTGCTGCTGCGGCTGGCGGCGGTGTTTGCGATGGTGGGCGTGGTGCCGGGCCTGTTGATCTACGTGGTGTCGTACCAGTTCGTCTCACGCAGCATCGAGAGCTGGTTCGACGTGAAGGTGGAAGGCGCGCTCGACGCCGGCCTGAGCCTCGGCCGCGGCACGCTCGATGCGCAGCTCAACGACCTCACCACCAAAACCCGGCTCGCCGCCGAGCGCCTGGCCGACACGCCCAACCCGGTGCCGCCGCTGGTGCTCGAGCGCCTGCGCGAGCAGCTCTTTGCGCAGGAGGTCACCTTGCTCGGCCCCAACGGGCAGGTGCTCGTCACCGCCGGCGGCCTGACCGGTGCGCTGGCGCCCGAGCGGCCCAGCCCGCTGCTGCTGCGGCAGGCGCGCAGTGCACGCATCACCGGCCAGCTCGAAGGGCTGGACGAAGACACCGCCGCGCAATCGGGCAGCGCACGCATCCGCACGCTGGCGCACATGCCGAGCAACAGCCTGGCGCTCGGCCCGCAAGACCGCTTCCTCATGGTCACGCAGCTGCTGCCGAGCGCGATGGTCACGCAGGCGCTGGCGGTGCAGGCGGCCTATCGCGAATACCAGCAGCGCGCGCTGGCGCGCGAAGGGCTGCGCCGCATGTACATCGGCACGCTCACGCTCACGCTGATCCTCGCGGTGTTTGGCGCGCTGCTGCTCGCGGTGACGCTCGGCAACCAGCTCGCCCGCCCGCTGCTCGTGCTCGCCGAAGGCGTGCGGCAGGTGGCGCGTGGCGACCTCACGCGCAAGCCGGTGTTCGCCTCGAAAGACGAGTTGAGCGGCCTCACCCGCTCGTTTGCCGACATGACCGAGCAGCTCTCGGAAGCGCGCTCGCTGGTGCAGCGCAGCCTGGCGCAACTCGAAGCCGCGCGCAGCAACCTGCAGACCATCCTCGACAACCTCACGGCGGGCGTGATCGTGTTCGACCGCGAGGGCCACATCGACACCGTGAACCCCGGCGCCACGCGCATCCTGCGCCAGCCGGTGTCGGCCTACCGGGGCCGCACGCTCGACGAAGTGCCGGGGCTGCAGGAATTCGCCGCCGCGGTGAGACAGCGCTTCGAGCAGCACCAGGACAGCCCCGAGGCCGGCGAGCGCGACCACTGGCAGGACGCCTTCGACCTGCAGGTGGTTGACCGGCGCGCCAACGAGAGAGGCGGCGAGCCAGACGGCGACAAGATCACCCTGCTCGTGCGCGGCGCGGCCATGCCCCATGCAGGCCGCCTGATGGTGTTCGACGACATCACCGAAGTGGTCTCCGCCCAGCGCGCCGAAGCCTGGAGCGAAGTCGCGCGCCGCCTCGCGCACGAGATCAAGAACCCGCTCACGCCCATCCAGCTCTCGGCCGAGCGGCTGCAGCACAAGCTCGAATCCAAGCTCGAAGGCCTCGACCAGGCCATGCTCGCGCGCTCGGTGGGCACCATCGTCAACCAGGTGCAGGCGATGAAGCAGCTCGTCAACGAGTTCCGCGACTACGCCCGCCTGCCCGCGGCCAAGCCCCAGGCGCTCGATCTGAACGCGCTGGCCTCCGAGGTGCTCACGCTCTACGCCACCGCGCAGGAAGCCGGGCGCCTCAAGGCCGAGCTGACCCCCGAGCTTCCACTGATCCTCGGCGACACCTCGCAGCTGCGCCAGGTCATCCACAACCTCGTGCAGAACGCGCTCGACGCCATCGCCGAGCGGCCCGACGGCTGCGTGCGCCTGCGCACCGAGATTGCCCGCACCGAGCAGGGCGAGCTGCGTGCGGTGCGCCTGCAGGTGCTCGACAACGGCCCGGGCTTCTCGGAGAAGGTGCTCAAGCGCGCCTTCGAGCCCTACGTCACCACCAAGACCCGCGGCACCGGCCTCGGCCTCGCGGTGGTGAAGAAGATCGCCGACGAACACGGCGCCCGCGTCCGCCTCGCCAACCTCACCTACACCGGCCCGGGTGGCGCCGAGGTGGCGGGCGCGCAAGTTTCGCTATCATTTTCGAAATTCGCGCCGGCCGACAGCGTCACCGCTGTTCCAGCACCCCCCGAGGCCCGAGCGCACTGA
- a CDS encoding FAD-binding protein gives MNAPLPSHVLPPMERRPVPAAMHEALKAHFGERCSAALAVREQHGRDESPFDVAPPDLVVYCESTEEVAFVVKLADAHAVPVIPFGVGSSLEGHLLAVQGGVSIDLSRMQKIVSLEPDDLTVTVQPGVTRTQLNNEIRHSGLFFPIDPGADASLGGMTATRASGTNAVRYGTMRENVLGLTVVTPQGEVIRTGTRARKSSAGYDLTRLMVGSEGTLGVMTEITLRLYPLPEAVLAAVCTFPSVDAAVRTTIQIIQLGVPIARCELLDANTVRAVNLRDKLGLTEAPMLLMEFHGSEAGVAEQSATVQAIADELGGQGFEWATTPEARTRLWAARHHAYLSALQTKPGCRAVTTDTCVPISRLADCINESVAEVEASGLSYFLVGHVGDGNFHMGYLVDPTIPAERDLAEQLNHQLVQRALKVGGTCTGEHGVGLHKQGFLVEETGEGAVSMMRTLKRALDPKNIMNPGKIFS, from the coding sequence GTGAACGCCCCGCTTCCCTCCCATGTGCTGCCCCCGATGGAACGCCGCCCGGTGCCGGCGGCGATGCACGAGGCCTTGAAGGCCCATTTCGGCGAGCGCTGCTCGGCGGCGCTCGCGGTGCGCGAGCAGCATGGCCGCGACGAGTCGCCGTTCGACGTGGCGCCGCCTGATCTGGTCGTCTACTGCGAGAGCACCGAGGAGGTCGCCTTCGTCGTGAAGCTGGCCGATGCGCATGCGGTGCCGGTCATTCCCTTCGGCGTGGGCTCCTCGCTCGAAGGGCATCTGCTGGCGGTGCAGGGCGGTGTGAGCATCGACCTCTCACGCATGCAGAAGATCGTGTCGCTCGAGCCCGATGACCTCACGGTCACGGTGCAGCCTGGCGTGACGCGCACCCAGCTCAACAACGAGATCCGCCACAGCGGCCTCTTCTTCCCCATCGACCCCGGCGCCGACGCGAGCCTGGGCGGCATGACGGCCACCCGCGCCAGCGGCACGAATGCCGTGCGCTACGGCACGATGCGTGAGAACGTGTTGGGCCTGACTGTTGTCACGCCGCAGGGCGAGGTGATCCGCACCGGCACGCGCGCGCGCAAGTCGAGCGCCGGCTACGACCTCACGCGCCTGATGGTCGGCAGCGAGGGCACGCTGGGCGTGATGACCGAGATCACGCTGCGCCTGTACCCGCTGCCCGAGGCGGTGCTGGCGGCGGTGTGCACCTTCCCGAGTGTCGACGCGGCGGTGCGCACCACGATCCAGATCATCCAGCTCGGTGTGCCCATTGCCCGCTGCGAGCTGCTCGATGCGAACACGGTGCGCGCCGTCAACCTGCGCGACAAGCTGGGCCTGACCGAAGCGCCGATGCTGCTGATGGAATTCCACGGCAGCGAGGCCGGCGTGGCCGAACAGTCGGCCACCGTGCAGGCGATCGCCGACGAGCTCGGCGGCCAGGGTTTCGAATGGGCGACGACACCGGAGGCGCGCACGCGGCTGTGGGCGGCGCGCCATCACGCCTACCTGTCGGCGCTGCAGACCAAGCCCGGTTGCCGCGCCGTGACCACCGACACCTGCGTGCCCATCTCGCGTCTCGCCGACTGCATCAATGAAAGCGTGGCCGAGGTCGAGGCGAGCGGCCTGTCGTACTTCCTCGTGGGGCACGTGGGCGACGGCAACTTCCACATGGGCTACCTCGTCGACCCGACGATTCCCGCCGAGCGGGATCTCGCCGAGCAGCTGAACCACCAACTCGTGCAACGTGCACTCAAGGTTGGCGGCACCTGCACCGGCGAGCACGGCGTGGGCCTGCACAAGCAGGGTTTCCTGGTGGAGGAAACGGGCGAGGGCGCCGTCTCGATGATGAGAACGCTCAAGCGTGCACTCGACCCGAAGAACATCATGAACCCTGGAAAGATCTTCAGTTAG
- a CDS encoding stage II sporulation protein M, translated as MTPRLFEAQNGPLWDELEHALDRAEKRPRDKTKDKDKKPGGKPKPLDGARLAELYRRACEHLALSQARAYPIHLTQRLESLTQRAHRLIYRRHDYGVARLRQLVLVDFPQAVRQQRWYLLAATLLFLVPAVAMGLACYFDPGFILHIASAEQAQEFDQMYSGSERALGRTRTASTDWQMFGYYVMHNIGIGFQCFAGGLFVGIGSVFFILFNGVFLGAVAGYLTGRGHVENFWSFVVTHGAFELTAIVLAGAAGLQLGHALLAPGRHTRLEALRRAAAEAIVIVYGVIGMLVIAAAIEAFWSSARWVPAEVKYGVGGACWLFVFAYLGWQGRPARVPPSPARSVHAG; from the coding sequence ATGACCCCCCGCCTCTTCGAAGCGCAGAACGGCCCGCTGTGGGACGAACTCGAGCACGCCCTCGACCGCGCCGAAAAACGCCCGCGCGACAAGACGAAAGACAAAGACAAGAAGCCCGGCGGCAAACCCAAGCCGCTCGATGGCGCCCGCCTCGCCGAGCTGTACCGCCGCGCTTGCGAGCACCTCGCGCTGTCGCAGGCACGCGCGTATCCGATCCACCTCACGCAGCGGCTGGAGTCGCTCACCCAGCGTGCCCACCGCCTCATCTACCGCCGCCATGATTACGGCGTGGCGCGCCTGCGCCAGCTGGTGCTGGTCGACTTCCCGCAGGCCGTGCGGCAGCAGCGCTGGTACCTGCTCGCCGCCACCCTGCTCTTCCTGGTGCCGGCCGTCGCGATGGGGCTCGCGTGCTACTTCGACCCGGGGTTCATCCTGCACATCGCCAGCGCCGAGCAGGCGCAGGAGTTCGACCAGATGTACAGCGGCAGCGAGCGCGCGCTCGGCCGCACCCGCACCGCCTCGACCGACTGGCAGATGTTCGGCTACTACGTGATGCACAACATCGGCATCGGCTTCCAGTGTTTCGCGGGCGGCCTCTTCGTGGGCATCGGCAGCGTCTTCTTCATCCTCTTCAACGGCGTCTTCCTCGGGGCAGTGGCGGGCTACCTCACGGGGCGCGGGCACGTGGAGAACTTCTGGTCCTTCGTCGTCACGCACGGCGCCTTCGAACTCACGGCCATCGTGCTCGCCGGTGCCGCCGGCCTGCAGCTGGGCCACGCGCTGCTGGCACCGGGCCGCCACACGCGGCTGGAAGCGCTGCGCCGGGCCGCGGCTGAGGCCATCGTGATCGTCTACGGCGTGATCGGCATGCTCGTCATCGCGGCGGCGATCGAGGCCTTCTGGTCGTCGGCCCGCTGGGTGCCGGCGGAAGTGAAATACGGCGTGGGTGGGGCGTGCTGGCTCTTCGTCTTCGCGTACCTCGGCTGGCAAGGCCGCCCGGCACGCGTGCCGCCGTCACCCGCGAGGAGCGTGCATGCGGGTTGA
- a CDS encoding RDD family protein: MSLDTLYTAETPEGIALSLRPAGAAARALAYMVDLGVRFGLFMVVSIAAIPLGGMGQGLLLVSYFLLEWFYPVFFELTGSGATPGKRMFGLQVVMDSGLPVTPAAALTRNLLRAADFFPFLYASGLLTMLLRRDFKRLGDLAAGTLVVYADTVALHGQLPDAAATAPARALAPREQAAIVAWAGRAKRLTPARLDELAQLARSVTPGQGGDATGRLLGVAQWLVGNRHDPRRTGERP; this comes from the coding sequence GTGTCACTCGACACGCTGTACACCGCCGAAACACCCGAGGGCATTGCGCTGTCGCTGCGCCCTGCCGGCGCCGCTGCCCGGGCGCTGGCCTACATGGTCGACCTGGGCGTGCGCTTTGGTCTCTTCATGGTGGTGTCGATCGCCGCCATCCCGCTCGGCGGCATGGGCCAGGGCCTGCTGCTGGTGAGCTACTTCCTGCTGGAGTGGTTCTACCCGGTGTTCTTCGAGCTCACGGGGTCGGGCGCCACGCCGGGCAAGCGCATGTTCGGCTTGCAGGTGGTGATGGACTCGGGCCTGCCCGTCACGCCCGCTGCCGCCCTCACGCGCAACCTGCTGCGCGCGGCCGATTTCTTCCCCTTCCTCTATGCGAGCGGTCTGCTCACGATGCTGTTGCGCCGCGACTTCAAGCGCCTGGGCGACCTCGCCGCCGGCACGCTCGTGGTCTACGCCGACACGGTGGCCCTGCACGGCCAGTTGCCCGACGCCGCCGCCACCGCGCCCGCCCGTGCCCTCGCCCCACGCGAGCAGGCCGCCATCGTGGCCTGGGCCGGGCGGGCCAAGCGGCTCACCCCAGCCCGGCTCGACGAGCTGGCCCAGCTCGCCCGCTCGGTCACCCCCGGCCAGGGCGGCGACGCCACCGGCCGGCTGCTCGGTGTGGCGCAGTGGCTGGTGGGCAACCGCCACGACCCGCGCCGCACCGGAGAGCGCCCATGA
- a CDS encoding response regulator has translation MATILVVDDELGIRALLSEILSDEGHSVELAENAAQARAIRERVRPDLVLLDIWMPDVDGITLLKEWGASSLLTMPVIMMSGHGTIDTAVEATKVGAIAFLEKPITLQKLLRAVEQALAKPAARAAGAHHNNALAPARVEIGISIDGAASGVAPMLPPVPLVLGPQPEQLFELDRPLREARDAFEKSYFEFHLAKENGSMTRVAEKTGLERTHLYRKLKQLGVDLSRNKRGAGGN, from the coding sequence ATGGCCACCATTCTTGTTGTCGACGACGAACTGGGCATCCGCGCCCTGCTGTCCGAAATCCTGAGCGATGAAGGCCACAGCGTCGAGCTGGCCGAGAACGCGGCGCAGGCCCGGGCCATCCGCGAGCGGGTGCGCCCCGACCTCGTGCTGCTCGACATCTGGATGCCCGATGTCGATGGCATCACCCTCCTCAAGGAGTGGGGCGCGTCGTCCTTGCTGACGATGCCGGTGATCATGATGTCGGGCCACGGCACCATCGACACCGCCGTCGAGGCGACCAAGGTCGGCGCGATCGCCTTCCTCGAAAAACCCATCACGTTGCAGAAGCTGCTGCGTGCCGTCGAGCAGGCCCTGGCCAAGCCGGCTGCGCGGGCGGCTGGTGCCCACCACAACAACGCCCTGGCGCCTGCCCGCGTGGAGATCGGTATCTCGATCGACGGCGCGGCGTCCGGCGTGGCGCCGATGCTGCCGCCGGTGCCGCTCGTGCTCGGGCCGCAACCCGAGCAGCTCTTCGAGCTCGATCGCCCGCTGCGCGAGGCGCGCGATGCCTTCGAGAAGAGCTACTTCGAATTCCACCTGGCCAAGGAAAACGGCAGCATGACGCGCGTGGCCGAAAAGACCGGCCTGGAGCGCACGCACCTGTACCGCAAGCTCAAGCAGCTGGGGGTGGATCTCAGCCGCAACAAGCGCGGTGCCGGGGGCAACTGA
- a CDS encoding response regulator transcription factor, which produces MHALKTYIVEDSPVIRESLVALLEESVPVKVVGTAEDELTALDWIDHRHQDCDLVIVDIYLKGGSGLGVLKAGAGVYKPAKWVVFSNHATPEMRNRCLELGADCVFDKSNEIDELLLYCNRLASNDEVHDDTPTAPAVSEPTETAPGASPSPTAGLA; this is translated from the coding sequence ATGCACGCGCTCAAGACCTACATCGTCGAAGACAGCCCCGTCATCCGTGAGAGTCTGGTGGCGCTGCTGGAAGAGTCCGTGCCGGTGAAAGTGGTCGGCACGGCCGAGGACGAACTCACCGCCCTCGACTGGATCGACCACCGCCACCAGGACTGCGACCTGGTGATCGTCGACATCTACCTCAAGGGCGGCTCCGGCCTCGGCGTGCTGAAAGCCGGCGCCGGCGTCTACAAGCCGGCCAAGTGGGTGGTGTTCAGCAACCACGCCACCCCTGAGATGCGCAACCGCTGCCTCGAGTTGGGCGCCGATTGTGTGTTCGACAAGTCGAACGAGATCGACGAGCTGCTGCTGTACTGCAACCGGCTGGCGAGCAACGACGAGGTGCACGATGACACCCCCACCGCCCCAGCGGTGTCGGAGCCGACCGAGACCGCACCGGGTGCAAGCCCCAGCCCGACTGCCGGGCTGGCCTGA